The segment AGGGCCTGGGAGAGGAAGCCGCGCAGCAGGTGCTCGGATTCCTGATCGTTGAACGTCTCGCGCGTTGCCTTGTCCTTCACGAGCTCGATGCCGTAGAAGTAGCCCTCGCCGCGCACATCGCCGACGATCGGCAGGTCGAGCAACTTCTCCAGCGTGCTGCGGAACTTCGGCGCGTTCTCGTGGACGTGCTGATTAAGTCCCTCACGCTCGAAGATGTCGAGGTTCGCCATCGCGACCGCGGCTGACACCGGGTGTCCGCCGAAGGTGTAGCCGTGGTAGAACGTCGTGTCGCCGTGCTTGAACGGCTCGAAGAGTCGATCGGAGGCGATCATCGCGCCGATGGGCGAGTAACCCGAGGTCAGGCCCTTCGCGCAGGTGATGATGTCCGGAACGTAGTCGAAGTCGTTGCAGGCGAACATTTCGCCGATCCGGCCGAAGGCGCAAATGACCTCGTCGGAGACCAGCAGCACGTCGTACTCATCGCAGATCTCGCGAACCCGCTCGAAGTAGCCGGGAGGCGGTGGGAAACATCCGCCGGAGTTCTGCACCGGCTCAAGGAAGACGGCGGCAACTGTGTCCGGGCCTTCGAACTCAATGGCTTCGGCGATCCGGTCGGCGGCCCAGCGGCCGAAGGCCTTCGGGTCTTCGCGCAGGCCTTCCGGCGCCCGGTACTGGTTGGTGTTTGGAACCCGGAACGCTCCGGGAACCAAAGGCTCGAACGGGGCCTTCATATCCGGGATGCCGGTAATCGACAACGCGCCCTGCGGGGTGCCGTGGTAGGCAACCGCACGAGAAATGACCTTTGTCTTGCTGTGCTTTCCCTGCAATTTGAAGTACTGCTTCGCCAGCTTCCAGGCCGTTTCGACGGCCTCGCCGCCGCCCGTGGTGAAGAACACCCGGTTCAGGTCGCCTGGGGCGTAGTGGGCAAGCCGTTCGGCAAGCTCGATGGCGGGCGGATGGGCGTAGGACCAAATCGGCATGAACGACAGTTCCTTGGCCTGCTTGGCCGCGGCTTCGGCGAGTTCCTCGCGCCCGTGGCCTACCTGGACAACGAAGAGTCCGGCAAGGCCGTCAAGGTATTCCTTGCCCTGGTCGTCGTAGATCTTTGCACCCTCGCCGCGGGTGATCACGGGGACGTTGCCGCCCTCGACAAGCGGCGAGTGGCGGGCAAAGTGCATCCACAAGTGATCCCGCGCTGCCTGCTGCCGGTCCGTTCCTCGCGGTGTGGTGAAAGTCTTTCGGTTGTTAACGCCAGCCGGCGCGGTAATTGGTTCGGTCATCTGGTCCCCCAGTCGTATTGTTGCTTGCGCAAGGAAAGGTATACAAAAGCTTCTGTCGCCAAGACCCCGGGAAGTGCCCGAATGCGATTGTTGATGACGTTCAAGAGGTCGTCATCGTTCTCGCAGATGATCTCGGCCATGATGTCGAATGAACCGGCGGTGACCACGACGTAGTCCACTTCCGCCATGGCGGCAAGTGCGTCGGAAACGACGAGAGTGTCGCCCTGCACTTTGATGCCGACCA is part of the Saxibacter everestensis genome and harbors:
- a CDS encoding aspartate aminotransferase family protein gives rise to the protein MTEPITAPAGVNNRKTFTTPRGTDRQQAARDHLWMHFARHSPLVEGGNVPVITRGEGAKIYDDQGKEYLDGLAGLFVVQVGHGREELAEAAAKQAKELSFMPIWSYAHPPAIELAERLAHYAPGDLNRVFFTTGGGEAVETAWKLAKQYFKLQGKHSKTKVISRAVAYHGTPQGALSITGIPDMKAPFEPLVPGAFRVPNTNQYRAPEGLREDPKAFGRWAADRIAEAIEFEGPDTVAAVFLEPVQNSGGCFPPPPGYFERVREICDEYDVLLVSDEVICAFGRIGEMFACNDFDYVPDIITCAKGLTSGYSPIGAMIASDRLFEPFKHGDTTFYHGYTFGGHPVSAAVAMANLDIFEREGLNQHVHENAPKFRSTLEKLLDLPIVGDVRGEGYFYGIELVKDKATRETFNDQESEHLLRGFLSQALFEAGLYCRADDRGDPVIQLAPPLIVGQAEFDQYEQILRGVLTEASNRL
- a CDS encoding Lrp/AsnC family transcriptional regulator, whose product is MRLTTSSAVTQPIDALSKAIIEQLQEDGRRSYAAIGKAVGLSEAAVRQRVQRLVDSGVMQIVAVTDPMQLGFARQAMVGIKVQGDTLVVSDALAAMAEVDYVVVTAGSFDIMAEIICENDDDLLNVINNRIRALPGVLATEAFVYLSLRKQQYDWGTR